From one Planococcus citri chromosome 3, ihPlaCitr1.1, whole genome shotgun sequence genomic stretch:
- the Marcal1 gene encoding SWI/SNF-related matrix-associated actin-dependent regulator of chromatin subfamily A-like protein 1 has product MSSQTLSEEQKRRIEENKRKALAIRAAKNASVTPPATSFNNTPKSGSFNPSTPKSTNSTPIYQNGSKDKYQPQRNGILAIERKPASEAKKTAYEVKKTDSQAPKAISLNNFYGSPTSRPVTVNCVLISRDRFAADFIFNKVVVDALKTIPNRQYDPKTARWSFPLTEYNKVKTTLQSIKEILVIVIPLPNLVLKTFATASKQKADYKSIDLSNIDKALLDNLFPFQKEGVQFGVSKNGRCIIADDMGLGKTIQAIGIAHYYYHDWPLLVVCPSSMRYQWEQEIMNYLPNVPLTRIFVMRNSKEPIDNPLVLITSYDLMSKNEKQLLEIEFGVIILDESHSIKNMKTQRTKAAFSLIAKARRCILLSGTPALSRPMELYPQMKVIDSKIYSMKEFGMRYCEGKESKFGMDYTGCSNMEELKVLLEEKFMIRRLKANVLSQLPSKIRQVVVLDEDLIKAKNKTMRDFAEKLNDESMKGTERRGTLLQYYAETAKTKINAIKDYVCQVLEAGNKFLLFAHHKVVLDEVCKLLEEKQTYYIKVDGSVSSDARKSVCDQFQTEEKFRVAVLSITAASTGLTLTAANLVVMAELFWNPGILTQAEDRVHRIGQQDSVLIQYLIARGTADDHLWPLIKAKLGILNQAGLSKDSFSCERTSMKTSDQPSIMDYFEDISEFEHDLSQILDEVEGVENKRIKLD; this is encoded by the exons ATGTCGTCCCAGACTCTGAGTGAAGAACAAAAACGACGAATCGAAGAAAATAAACGGAAAGCTTTAGCTATCAGAGCAGCTAAAAATGCATCCGTAACTCCACCAGCTACCTCGTTCAACAACACACCAAAATCTGGCTCATTCAATCCTTCGACTCCCAAATCCACTAACTCAACTCCGATTTACCAAAATGGTTCCAAAGATAAATATCAGCCGCAGAGAAATGGAATTTTGGCCATCGAAAGAAAACCTGCTTCTGAAGCTAAGAAGACTGCTTACGAAGTCAAGAAGACTGATTCTCAAGCTCCTAAAGCAATCTCACTGAATAATTTCTACGGCTCACCGACGTCCAGACCAGTTACCGTCAATTGTGTTCTGATTTCAAGGGACAGATTCGCCGCCGATTTTATATTCAACAAAGTCGTAGTGGATGCGTTAAAAACGATTCCAAATAGACAATACG ATCCGAAAACTGCTCGATGGAGTTTCCCTTTGACCGAGTATAATAAAGTAAAGACTACGTTGCAATCGATCAAAGAGATCCTTGTGATCGTTATTCCGTTACCAAACTTGGTTTTGAAA ACATTCGCAACTGCATCTAAACAGAAAGCTGATTACAAATCTATCGATTTATCCAACATAGACAAAGCTTTGCTCGATAATTTATTCCCTTTTCAAAAAGAGGGTGTTCA aTTTGGTGTATCGAAAAATGGCAGGTGTATTATTGCGGACGATATGGGTCTGGGGAAAACAATCCAGGCTATTGGTATTGCTCATTATTATTACCACGATTGGCCTCTTTTGGTCGTATGCCCTTCTTCGATGAG ATATCAATGGGAGCAAGAAATAATGAACTACCTTCCGAACGTGCCATTAACTAGAATATTCGTCATGAGGAATAGCAAAGAACCCATCGACAATCCATTGGTGTTGATTACTTCGTACGATTTGATgtctaaaaatgagaaacaattACTCGAAATCGAATTCGGTGTTATTATTTTG GACGAAAGCCACTcgattaaaaacatgaaaactcaACGAACCAAAGCAGCATTTTCATTGATAGCTAAAGCCAGAAGATGCATATTATTAAGTGGAACTCCGGCGTTATCCAGACCAATGGAATTATACCCTCAGATGAAAGTTATCGATTCGAAGATTTATTCGAT GAAAGAATTCGGTATGAGATACTGCGAAGGCAAAGAAAGTAAATTCGGCATGGACTACACCGGTTGCTCGAATATGGAAGAACTCAAAGTACTTCTCGAAGAGAAATTCATGATCAGAAGATTAAAAGCTAATGTGCTCAGTCAGTTACCTTCTAAAATAAG ACAAGTCGTCGTTTTGGACGAAGATCTGATCAAGGCGAAGAATAAAACGATGAGAGATTTTGCCGAAAAATTAAATGACGAATCAATGAAAGGAACCGAACGAAGAGGTACCCTATTGCAATATTATGCTGAAACAGCCAAAACGAAAATAAACGCCATCAA ggATTACGTTTGTCAAGTACTGGAAGCCGGTAATAAGTTCTTGCTGTTTGCTCATCACAAAGTGGTCTTGGACGAAGTATGCAAATTATTAGAAGAGAAACAAACCTA CTATATCAAAGTTGATGGATCGGTCAGCTCAGATGCTCGTAAAAGTGTATGTGATCAGTTTCAAACCGAAGAAAAATTCCGTGTGGCTGTTCTATCGATCACAGCTGCATCTACCGGACTTACCTTGACAGCTGCGAATCTCGTTGTGATGGCTGAACTGTTCTGGAATCCAGGA ATCTTGACCCAAGCTGAAGATCGAGTTCATCGTATTGGACAGCAAGATAGTGTTCTTATCCAGTACTTGATTGCTCGAGGGACCGCTGATGATCATTTGTGGCCCTTGATCAAGGCCAAGTTGGGTATTCTGAATCAAGCGGGACTCAGTAAAGATAGCTTTTCCTGCGAACGTACCTCGATGAAGACG TCTGATCAGCCTTCCATAATGGATTATTTCGAAGATATAAGCGAATTTGAGCACGACTTGAGCCAGATACTCGATGAAGTCGAAGGAGTggaaaataaaagaataaaGTTAGACTGA
- the LOC135841842 gene encoding titin-like, with product MSKMDSDDDLYNDLPEETTSEYIAKLENKVDILEKQRDDSQNCNKELNCENQEQRKRIEQLEKKIKDLERNISSLYRTAIAENKRKENMMHELRAQNDDLAFRRQANNRNRPTYRDRDKSRDHKDPRRRYHEEVSPPEENYKNKSRTVAAENDFHSRETVDKRNRYDERQQTDVKKEKSSSSERNEHRSREFHDPQKHHRSRAKLPDGKEKYFSTCVNDRVENLFGDTKWKVNEHRVPDVKREPILEEFSSAKNSYGGAREKQLALERHNRKLDDHRHSRVKQEPSPESNLARNDHRDARGKHQHPEKPVSVFDDLRGTREKRLPITRDPRTVRENQCVPPEKPNLAVDDHRSSRENQQPPSEKPNMVRNDHRNVPENRKPNMVKNEHRSAPESQRPPLEKSNMVKNDHRSVPESQKPPPEKSNTVKNDHRSVPLSQKSLAEKSNTVRNDHHGVLESQKAVLEKPSVMRNDHRSVPQSQKSLVENSNVMRNDHRSVPQSQKSLLENPGVAKNELCNNREKPQLPLGKPNIELNGHHGVRENQQPPPENPCNAREKPQLLPAKPNVEVNDHHAARKNQQPLPQKPSPVKTENRRVRKKPQQLLVKPNSELNNHFGVRENQQPPPEKSSPVRDEHSVRKKPKLQENLTPELNEQRNVRENPQLPPEKANTELNSNRSIRENQQPLKQNPSPVRDDHNVRKKPKLLHENLTPELNEQRSIRENSQLLPEKPNTELNSNRSIRENQQPLSQKPSPMRNDHNVRKKPKLQENLTPELNEQRSIRENSQLLPEKPNTELNDHRSIREIQRTPPAEANLTKDHLNVPEKPKHAPNDHRTIPEKQPVASKSNLEQSILRSSHAEKPKLEPDGLRRIPKKRQPPPSKSNLDQNILRSSQPEKQNMLLEKPKLALDDLHRIPGERQSPPAKYNLEQNILRSSQAEKLNMLPEKIKLVLNGHRNIRETQPAAFEQNILRDSQQKQEKPAQNVAPVTKPQPPISITNCFDPVNILSNLANDSSNKSLHKTPAKDLIEDLLHLKNAQMPCIQALLSMRKHPKLLTPLKDTPDLLKEKFSQMESNKINAKIPMINEERNLSPFKNVGFVEIVSRKADEEEPPKATDAGSITACSVTVSEDVEHGVFARKTRKRPMIRKIVTNVKKLAPS from the exons atgagtaaaatggATAGCGATGACGATCTGTACAATGATCTGCCAGAAGAAACCACCAGCGAATACATAGCTAAG CTTGAAAACAAGGTGGACATTCTTGAAAAGCAGCGCGATGATTCACAAAACTGTAATAAAGAGTTGAATTGTGAAAACCAAGAACAACGTAAACGTATAGAACagctggagaaaaaaatcaaagatctCGAACGAAATATATCGTCTTTATACAGAACTGCGATAgctgaaaataaacgaaaagaAAACATGATGCACGAATTACGAGCTCA aaacgATGATTTAGCATTCCGTCGTCAAGCGAATAACCGAAATAGACCAACGTATCGTGATAGAGATAAATCTCGTGATCATAAAGATCCTCGCCGAAGATATCACGAAGAAGTTAGTCCTCCCGAAgagaattataaaaataaatctcgTACCGTCGCAGCAGAAAACGATTTCCATTCGAGGGAAACGGTTGACAAAAGGAATAGATACGACGAAAGACAACAAACCGAtgttaaaaaagagaaaagcaGCAGTTCCGAACGAAACGAGCATCGTAGTAGAGAGTTTCACGATCCACAGAAGCATCACAGATCTCGAGCGAAATTGCCAGATggtaaagaaaaatatttttcgacgtGTGTGAACGATCGAGTTGAAAATCTATTCGGTGACACCAAGTGGAAAGTGAATGAGCATCGTGTTCCTGATGTGAAACGAGAACCGATTTTAGAAGAGTTCAGTTCAGCGAAGAATAGCTACGGTGGTGCTCGAGAGAAACAGTTGGCTTTAGAAAGACACAATCGTAAGTTAGACGACCATCGCCATAGTAGAGTAAAACAAGAACCAAGTCCAGAATCTAATCTTGCCAGAAATGATCATCGTGATGCTCGAGGGAAACACCAGCATCCAGAAAAACCTGTTAGTGTATTCGATGATCTTCGTGGTACTCGAGAGAAACGACTACCGATTACGAGAGACCCTCGTACTGTTCGAGAAAATCAATGTGTACCTCCAGAGAAGCCAAATCTTGCGGTGGATGATCATCGTAGTTCTCGAGAGAACCAACAACCACCTTCAGAAAAACCTAATATGGTAAGAAATGATCATCGGAACGTTCCAGAGAATCGAAAACCCAATATGGTGAAAAATGAACACCGAAGTGCTCCAGAGAGCCAAAGACCACCTCTAGAAAAGTCCAATATGGTGAAAAATGACCACCGAAGTGTTCCAGAGAGCCAAAAACCACCTCCAGAAAAATCCAACACGGTGAAAAATGACCACCGAAGTGTTCCATTGAGCCAAAAATCGCTTGCAGAAAAATCCAACACGGTGAGAAATGACCACCATGGAGTATTAGAAAGCCAGAAAGCTGTTTTAGAGAAACCCAGCGTGATGAGAAATGACCACCGTAGTGTTCCACAGAGTCAAAAATCTCTCGTAGAAAACTCCAATGTGATGAGAAATGACCACCGTAGTGTTCCACAGAGCCAAAAATCTCTTCTAGAAAATCCTGGTGTtgcgaaaaatgaactttgtaaCAATCGTGAGAAACCTCAGCTGCCTCTGGGAAAACCTAATATCGAGCTAAACGGCCATCATGGTGTTCGAGAAAACCAACAACCTCCTCCAGAAAACCCTTGTAATGCTCGTGAGAAACCACAGCTCCTTCCGGCGAAACCCAATGTTGAGGTAAACGATCATCATGCAGCTCGAAAGAACCAACAACCTCTTCCACAAAAACCTAGTcctgtgaaaactgaaaaccgtAGAGTTCGTAAAAAACCTCAGCAGCTTCTGGTAAAACCTAATTCTGAGCTAAATAATCATTTTGGCGTACGAGAAAACCAACAACCACCTCCAGAAAAATCTAGTCCGGTGAGAGATGAGCACAGTGTTCGAAAAAAACCGAAGCTGCAAGAAAATCTTACTCCTGAGCTGAACGAGCAGCGTAATGTTCGAGAAAACCCGCAGCTGCCTCCTGAGAAAGCCAATACCGAGCTAAATAGCAACCGTAGTATTCGAGAAAATCAACAACCACTTAAGCAAAATCCTAGTCCGGTGAGAGATGACCACAATGTTCGAAAAAAACCTAAGCTACTTCACGAAAACCTTACTCCTGAGCTAAATGAGCAGCGTAGTATTCGAGAAAACTCGCAGCTGCTTCCTGAGAAACCCAATACCGAGCTAAATAGCAACCGTAGTATTCGAGAAAATCAACAACCACTTTCACAAAAACCTAGTCCGATGAGAAATGACCACAATGTTCGAAAAAAACCTAAGCTGCAAGAAAACCTTACTCCTGAGCTGAATGAGCAGCGTAGTATTCGAGAAAACTCGCAGCTGCTTCCTGAGAAACCCAATACCGAGCTAAATGATCACCGTAGCATTCGAGAAATACAAAGAACACCTCCAGCAGAAGCTAATCTTACGAAAGACCATCTCAATGTTCCAGAGAAACCCAAACATGCGCCGAATGATCACCGTACCATTCCAGAAAAACAACCAGTCGCATCGAAATCTAATCTCGAACAAAGTATTCTTCGCAGCAGCCACGCAGAAAAACCCAAACTTGAACCGGATGGTCTCCGTCGTATTCCAAAGAAACGTCAACCACCTCCATCTAAATCTAATCTCGACCAAAATATTCTTCGCAGCAGCCAGCCAGAGAAACAAAATATGCTTCTAGAAAAACCCAAACTCGCACTCGATGATCTCCACCGTATTCCAGGAGAACGTCAGTCACCTCCGGCTAAATATAATCTCGAACAAAATATTCTACGCAGCAGCCAAGCGGAGAAACTAAACATGCTTccggaaaaaatcaaactcgtgCTGAATGGGCATCGTAATATTCGAGAAACACAACCAGCTGCATTCGAACAAAATATCCTTCGCGACAGCCAACAAAAGCAAGAAAAACCTGCTCAAAATGTCGCCCCCGTAACCAAACCACAACCTCCAATCAGTATCACGAATTGCTTCGATCCAGTCAATATTCTCAGTAATCTCGCCAACGACTCATCGAACAAATCGCTTCACAAAACTCCAGCCAAAGATTTAATCGAAGATTTACTCCAcctgaaaaatgctcaaatgcCTTGCATACAAGCGCTTCTCAGTATGAGAAAACATCCCAAATTGCTCACACCTTTAAAAGACACGCCGgatttattgaaagaaaaattctcgCAGATGGAAAGTAATAAAATCAACGCTAAAATACCGATGATCAACGAAGAAAGAAATCTATCACCTTTTAAAAATGTCggttttgtcgaaattgtctcTAGAAAGGCGGATGAAGAAGAACCGCCTAAAGCAACCGATGCAGGGTCGATTACCGCTTGTTCGGTAACTGTTAGTGAGGATGTAGAGCATGGTGTGTTTGCCAGAAAAACTCGTAAACGACCTatgattcgaaaaattgtgaCTAATGTTAAAAAACTTGCTCCTAGTTAA
- the LOC135840275 gene encoding uncharacterized protein LOC135840275, whose product MLSSTSLMDTDENDYNYIEEVFCTPEFKDEANTPCNIALLPEKSRHRYEATYESFEKWREEHKQPSTYSEEILMKFFEELSATKSPSTLWCTYSMLKGMIKLKHDIDIGKYSVLIALLKKRSKGYTAVTAPVFTDEDVAKFINEAPDALYLVTKVALIFGILGACRTDELTNLRVQNIETHGRIFLVKIPKPDQPSITRSFTVSDHYYDIVEKYRQLRPLNVKCDRFFLSYRQGKCTIQVIGKHKFACMPREIATFLELENAHLYTGHSIRKTSSSLLANAGADRRTVKRHGTWKSTTEVQGYIDSSLHIKRRTETTVESSISQPASTINQFVEDEVEFSSNNNNYHSNSNQPIDEENTSSINNTTSCNSNDSDSVLPDESTNTLPVMTCSTSFKNKTDVVLDLPMSVLYENNDNDSGNRKSNEDTATTSLEGKRLDLIKKHFAFYNCTNIYINFK is encoded by the exons ATGTTATCCTCTACAAGTCTGATGGACACCGATGAAAACGATTACAATTACATCGAAGAGGTATTCTGTACTCCTGAATTCAAAGACGAAGCAAACACACCATGTAACATAGCCTTATTACCGGAGAAATCCAGACACAGGTACGAAGCGACGtacgaatcatttgaaaaatggagaGAAGAACATAAACAGCCTAGTACGTACTCGGAAGAGATCTTGATGAAGTTCTTCGAAGAATTATCCGCTACAAAATCACCTTCGACGTTATGGTGTACGTATTCGATGTTAAAGGGTATGATCAAATTGAAACACGATATCGATATCGGAAAATATTCCGTATTAATCGCGTTGTTGAAAAAACGATCGAAAGGATACACAGCTGTAACTGCTCCGGTCTTCACCGACGAAGATGTTGCTAAATTCATCAACGAAGCACCAGATGCTCTATATCTAGTAACCAAA GTTGCTCTGATCTTCGGTATATTGGGAGCTTGCCGAACAGACGAACTGACTAATTTGAGAGTTCAAAATATCGAAACACACGGACGTATATTTCTGGTAAAAATCCCTAAACCAGACCAGCCTTCGATTACTCGTTCGTTCACCGTCAGTGATCATTATTACgacattgttgaaaaatacagaCAGCTGAGGCCTCTTAATGTAAAATGTGATCGTTTTTTCCTAAGCTATCGTCAAGGTAAATGCACCATACAGGTGATTGGTAAACATAAATTCGCCTGTATGCCCAGAGAAATAGCTACTTTCTTGGAATTAGAAAACGCTCATCTGTACACAG gACACAGTATACGTAAAACGTCGTCAAGTCTTCTAGCCAATGCTGGAGCTGATCGTCGTACCGTTAAAAGACACGGTACTTGGAAATCTACCACAGAAGTACAAGGATATATCGATAGCAGTTTACATATCAAAAGAAGAACCGAAACGACTGTCGAATCTAGTATAAGTCAACCAGCATCTACTATTAATCAGTTCGTAGAAGACGAAGTCGAGTTCTCATCTAATAACAACAATTATCACTCGAATTCGAATCAGCCTATCGACGAAGAAAATACATCGTCGATTAACAACACGACGTCGTGTAATTCAAACGATTCGGATTCCGTTTTACCCGATGAATCTACGAACACGTTGCCTGTGATGACTTGTTCTActtcgtttaaaaataaaaccgaTGTAGTGCTAGATTTACCTATGTCTGTATTGtatgaaaataatgataatgataGTGGTAATCGAAAGTCGAACGAAGATACTGCTACTACGAGCTTGGAAGGTAAACGTTTAGATTTAATTAAGAAACATTTCGCATTTTATAACTGTACGAATATTTATATTAATTTCAAGTAG